One window of the Calonectris borealis chromosome 36, bCalBor7.hap1.2, whole genome shotgun sequence genome contains the following:
- the ZBTB4 gene encoding zinc finger and BTB domain-containing protein 4 has translation MAPVVEVSDAGHCRSLLVELNEQRLRGQFCDVTIIAEDTKFRAHKNVLAASSPFFKQALAEEPTCPTPAQVLELPGVQAGVFSDVLNFIYNSRLAVPSQAAARELGAVGRRLGISCLQGLEMGTPKEMNGSWTPPVTGDPRSPVAPVDLTCPPRSSDTPTVAEPVTASASSSSSAASSLRCGLCGRGFSTAAALGFHAKLHRGRRGLACRHCGKSFIHVKRLQTHEVLCKDGHDGDALTPDPPPPPPPPPKQGKKALLLRHRALELIPEQEPVVKVVDGHVVYLCGVCQRSYMTLSSLKRHANVHSWRRKYPCRYCDKVFALAEYRTKHEVWHTGERRYQCIFCWETFVTYYNLKTHQKAFHGINPGLISSEKTPNGGYKPKLNALKLYRLLPMRAHKRPYKTYSQGLVTDGILLPTANPVEPSATGGVFPSPRPEPASVIAYGRPSASVIVHSGRRPLLLSPIMGGRGRRRRCRRCRRRRRRRRRRGR, from the coding sequence ATGGCTCCGGTCGTGGAGGTGTCGGACGCCGGGCATTGCCGTTCGTTATTGGTGGAGTTAAACGAGCAACGGTTGAGGGGTCAATTCTGTGACGTCACCATCATCGCCGAGGACACCAAATTCCGTGCTCATAAAAACGTCTTGGCCGCTTCCAgccctttttttaaacaagctttgGCCGAAGAACCCACCTGCCCCACCCCCGCCCAAGTTTTAGAGCTTCCCGGCGTCCAAGCCGGCGTTTTTTCCGACGTCCTCAACTTCATCTACAATTCCCGCTTGGCCGTCCCgtcgcaggcagctgcccgcgaATTGGGGGCCGTTGGCCGACGGTTGGGTATCTCTTGCCTCCAAGGATTAGAAATGGGGACCCCTAAAGAGATGAACGGCTCTTGGACCCCCCCGGTAACGGGGGATCCCCGTTCTCCCGTCGCTCCGGTTGATTTAACCTGCCCGCCGCGTTCCAGCGATACGCCGACCGTCGCCGAACCGGTGACGGCGTCGGCGTCGTCGTCGTCATCGGCGGCGTCATCGTTGCGTTGCGGGTTGTGCGGGCGAGGGTTCAGCACGGCGGCGGCTTTGGGGTTCCACGCCAAACTTCACCGCGGGCGCCGGGGTTTGGCGTGCCGGCATTGCGGGAAAAGCTTCATCCACGTCAAGAGGTTGCAAACCCACGAGGTCCTCTGCAAAGACGGCCACGACGGCGACGCCCTCACCCCCGacccgcccccgccccctcccccgccgcccaaACAAGGTAAAAAAGCGTTGCTTTTACGTCACCGGGCCTTAGAATTAATCCCCGAACAGGAACCGGTGGTGAAAGTGGTCGACGGTCACGTGGTTTACCTGTGCGGGGTTTGTCAACGTTCCTACATGACGCTCTCCAGCCTCAAGCGTCACGCCAACGTCCACTCCTGGCGGCGCAAATACCCTTGCCGTTATTGCGACAAGGTCTTCGCTTTGGCCGAATATCGCACCAAACACGAGGTTTGGCACACCGGCGAACGCCGTTACCAGTGCATTTTCTGTTGGGAGACCTTCGTCACCTACTACAACCTCAAGACCCACCAGAAAGCCTTTCACGGCATCAACCCGGGGCTCATCTCCTCCGAGAAGACCCCCAACGGCGGCTACAAACCCAAACTCAACGCCCTCAAGCTCTACCGCCTCTTACCCATGCGGGCGCACAAGCGACCCTACAAAACCTACAGTCAAGGTTTGGTGACCGATGGAATCCTCTTACCGACGGCCAATCCGGTAGAGCCGTCGGCTACCGGCGGGGTTTTCCCATCGCCGAGACCCGAACCGGCTTCGGTTATCGCCTACGGGCGACCGTCGGCGTCGGTTATCGTTCATAGCGGACGGCGGCCGCTTCTGTTATCGCCTATAATGggagggcgggggaggcggcggcggtgccggcggtgccggcgacgccggcggcggcgccggcggcgaGGCCGATGA